A region from the Ctenopharyngodon idella isolate HZGC_01 chromosome 13, HZGC01, whole genome shotgun sequence genome encodes:
- the LOC127525157 gene encoding E3 ubiquitin/ISG15 ligase TRIM25-like isoform X4 — protein MVPPPPPPKKQQQQQQQNQSSKMAESSDDQNPFNCPICLHLLNNPVTTTCGHSFCMNCINECWDRDDQKGVYSCPQCRQTFTQRPALSRSTLLAEVVERMKREAPEAETTSPVFNFAVSGDVECDICTETKLKAIKSCLVCLASYCESHIQTHYTSPALKRHKLVNASPHLLDQICSQHDKLLELYCCKDQQLICIQCALINHQNHKMTSSAEERKKIQTQGQLKNNLDTLQREMHQRETKVQELRQAMNSHKLSAQAAVEHSEKIFTELISSMKKRRAKITEMIRAQEKAEVSRVEELILTLEQEISDLKKKHDELGQLSQVEDDIYFIQNFSSLSRYQCSNLSNISIRQHLTFEEIETVICEMKSQLDDLCKQDIVRISEKGSFEARIVNHWLYLPKQRAYAGRLS, from the exons ATggtgcccccccccccccccccaaaaaaacaacaacaacaacaacaacaaaaccaaaG CAGCAAAATGGCAGAATCTTCTGACGATCAAAATCCCTTTAACTGTCCGATCTGTCTTCATCTTCTGAACAACCCAGTAACTACAACTTGTGGGCATAGTTTCTGTATGAACTGTATTAATGAGTGCTGGGATCGGGATGATCAGAAGGGAGTTTACAGCTGCCCCCAGTGCAGGCAGACGTTCACCCAAAGACCAGCTCTGAGCAGAAGCACTCTGTTGGCTGAAGTTGTAGAGAGAATGAAGAGAGAAGCACCAGAAGCAGAAACAACCTCTCCTGTTTTCAATTTTGCTGTGTCTGGGGATGTGGAGTGTGATATCTGCACAGAGACCAAACTAAAAGCCATCAAGTCTTGTCTGGTGTGTTTGGCTTCTTACTGTGAATCTCACATCCAAACCCATTATACATCTCCTGCATTAAAGCGACACAAACTGGTCAATGCCTCACCACATCTACTGGATCAGATCTGCTCTCAACATGATAAACTACTGGAGCTGTATTGTTGCAAAGATCAGCAGCTGATATGTATACAGTGTGCTTTGATCAACCACCAGAACCATAAAATGACTTcatctgcagaagaaagaaaaaaaatacag ACACAGGGACAGTTGAAGAACAATTTGGATACCCTACAAAGGGAAATGCATCAGCGAGAAACAAAGGTACAGGAATTAAGACAGGCCATGAACTCTCATAAG CTCTCTGCACAGGCAGCAGTGGAGCACAGTGAGAAGATATTTACTGAGCTGATCAGCTCCATGAAGAAAAGACGAGCTAAGATAACAGAAATGATCAGAGCTCAGGAGAAGGCAGAAGTAAGCAGAGTTGAGGAACTCATACTAAcactggagcaggagatcagTGACCTAAAGAAGAAACATGATGAACTCGGGCAGCTTTCACAGGTGGAGGATGACATCTATTTCATTCAG AATTTTTCCTCTCTTTCCCGCTACCAATGTTCAAATTTGAGCAACATCTCCATCAGacaacatttgacatttgaggAAATAGAAACGGTTATCtgtgagatgaaaagtcaaCTGGATGATCTCTGTAAACAAGACATTGTTCGGATATCAGAGAAAG GCAGTTTTGAAGCCAGAATTGTAAATCATTGGTTATATCTTCCAAAACAAAGAGCATATGCAGGCAGATTGTCataa
- the LOC127525157 gene encoding tripartite motif-containing protein 16-like isoform X1, translated as MVPPPPPPKKQQQQQQQNQSSKMAESSDDQNPFNCPICLHLLNNPVTTTCGHSFCMNCINECWDRDDQKGVYSCPQCRQTFTQRPALSRSTLLAEVVERMKREAPEAETTSPVFNFAVSGDVECDICTETKLKAIKSCLVCLASYCESHIQTHYTSPALKRHKLVNASPHLLDQICSQHDKLLELYCCKDQQLICIQCALINHQNHKMTSSAEERKKIQTQGQLKNNLDTLQREMHQRETKVQELRQAMNSHKLSAQAAVEHSEKIFTELISSMKKRRAKITEMIRAQEKAEVSRVEELILTLEQEISDLKKKHDELGQLSQVEDDIYFIQNFSSLSRYQCSNLSNISIRQHLTFEEIETVICEMKSQLDDLCKQDIVRISEKVPTVHIMVNEKIRECKSTFFYHFILKQKHSIHSNILRVFCLDLPSQPKTREEFLMYSSELNLNSSSACDQLSVQNKSVSRRDVQRNRDPYRHLYYQTARTYQVLCNKSLSGRCYFEVKFGGPGCSIAFSYDQISKSEGTIIFGSNNRSWKCNFPAANLCVRHNSQETNICLVSKIGVFLDQVAGTVSFYNVSDKMTLLHRIQTKFSQPLYPGFSFEDWENNSSVTICDLPKQNK; from the exons ATggtgcccccccccccccccccaaaaaaacaacaacaacaacaacaacaaaaccaaaG CAGCAAAATGGCAGAATCTTCTGACGATCAAAATCCCTTTAACTGTCCGATCTGTCTTCATCTTCTGAACAACCCAGTAACTACAACTTGTGGGCATAGTTTCTGTATGAACTGTATTAATGAGTGCTGGGATCGGGATGATCAGAAGGGAGTTTACAGCTGCCCCCAGTGCAGGCAGACGTTCACCCAAAGACCAGCTCTGAGCAGAAGCACTCTGTTGGCTGAAGTTGTAGAGAGAATGAAGAGAGAAGCACCAGAAGCAGAAACAACCTCTCCTGTTTTCAATTTTGCTGTGTCTGGGGATGTGGAGTGTGATATCTGCACAGAGACCAAACTAAAAGCCATCAAGTCTTGTCTGGTGTGTTTGGCTTCTTACTGTGAATCTCACATCCAAACCCATTATACATCTCCTGCATTAAAGCGACACAAACTGGTCAATGCCTCACCACATCTACTGGATCAGATCTGCTCTCAACATGATAAACTACTGGAGCTGTATTGTTGCAAAGATCAGCAGCTGATATGTATACAGTGTGCTTTGATCAACCACCAGAACCATAAAATGACTTcatctgcagaagaaagaaaaaaaatacag ACACAGGGACAGTTGAAGAACAATTTGGATACCCTACAAAGGGAAATGCATCAGCGAGAAACAAAGGTACAGGAATTAAGACAGGCCATGAACTCTCATAAG CTCTCTGCACAGGCAGCAGTGGAGCACAGTGAGAAGATATTTACTGAGCTGATCAGCTCCATGAAGAAAAGACGAGCTAAGATAACAGAAATGATCAGAGCTCAGGAGAAGGCAGAAGTAAGCAGAGTTGAGGAACTCATACTAAcactggagcaggagatcagTGACCTAAAGAAGAAACATGATGAACTCGGGCAGCTTTCACAGGTGGAGGATGACATCTATTTCATTCAG AATTTTTCCTCTCTTTCCCGCTACCAATGTTCAAATTTGAGCAACATCTCCATCAGacaacatttgacatttgaggAAATAGAAACGGTTATCtgtgagatgaaaagtcaaCTGGATGATCTCTGTAAACAAGACATTGTTCGGATATCAGAGAAAG TTCCCACTGTCCATATAATGGTGAATGAGAAGATCCGAGAGTGTAAGTCAacatttttttaccattttattttaaaacaaaaacactccaTACATTCAAATATTCTACGTGTTTTTTGTTTAGATTTGCCATCTCAACCCAAGACCAGAGAAGAGTTCCTTATGT atTCCTCTGAACTGAATTTGAATAGCTCATCAGCCTGTGATCAGCTCTCTGTACAGAACAAATCTGTGTCAAGGCGTGATGTTCAGCGAAACAGAGACCCATACAGACATCTATACTATCAAACTGCACGTACATACCAGGTGTTGTGTAATAAGAGTCTATCTGGGCGCTGTTATTTTGAAGTTAAGTTTGGAGGACCAGGTTGTTCTATTGCATTTTCATATGACCAGATTAGTAAAAGTGAAGGAACTATTATATTTGGCTCCAACAACAGATCCTGGAAATGTAACTTTCCAGCAGCTAATCTTTGTGTAAGGCACAATAGCCAAGAGACTAACATTTGCTTGGTCTCTAAAATTGGAGTGTTTCTCGATCAAGTTGCAGGAACCGTGTCCTTTTACAATGTCTCTGATAAAATGACCCTCCTACACAGAATCCAGACCAAATTTTCTCAACCCCTCTACCCTGGGTTTTCATTTGAGGATTGGGAAAACAACTCATCAGTGACTATTTGTGATCTTCCAAAGCAAAATAAGTAA
- the LOC127525157 gene encoding tripartite motif-containing protein 16-like isoform X3, producing the protein MVPPPPPPKKQQQQQQQNQSSKMAESSDDQNPFNCPICLHLLNNPVTTTCGHSFCMNCINECWDRDDQKGVYSCPQCRQTFTQRPALSRSTLLAEVVERMKREAPEAETTSPVFNFAVSGDVECDICTETKLKAIKSCLVCLASYCESHIQTHYTSPALKRHKLVNASPHLLDQICSQHDKLLELYCCKDQQLICIQCALINHQNHKMTSSAEERKKIQTQGQLKNNLDTLQREMHQRETKVQELRQAMNSHKLSAQAAVEHSEKIFTELISSMKKRRAKITEMIRAQEKAEVSRVEELILTLEQEISDLKKKHDELGQLSQVEDDIYFIQNFSSLSRYQCSNLSNISIRQHLTFEEIETVICEMKSQLDDLCKQDIVRISEKVPTVHIMVNEKIREYLPSQPKTREEFLMYSSELNLNSSSACDQLSVQNKSVSRRDVQRNRDPYRHLYYQTARTYQVLCNKSLSGRCYFEVKFGGPGCSIAFSYDQISKSEGTIIFGSNNRSWKCNFPAANLCVRHNSQETNICLVSKIGVFLDQVAGTVSFYNVSDKMTLLHRIQTKFSQPLYPGFSFEDWENNSSVTICDLPKQNK; encoded by the exons ATggtgcccccccccccccccccaaaaaaacaacaacaacaacaacaacaaaaccaaaG CAGCAAAATGGCAGAATCTTCTGACGATCAAAATCCCTTTAACTGTCCGATCTGTCTTCATCTTCTGAACAACCCAGTAACTACAACTTGTGGGCATAGTTTCTGTATGAACTGTATTAATGAGTGCTGGGATCGGGATGATCAGAAGGGAGTTTACAGCTGCCCCCAGTGCAGGCAGACGTTCACCCAAAGACCAGCTCTGAGCAGAAGCACTCTGTTGGCTGAAGTTGTAGAGAGAATGAAGAGAGAAGCACCAGAAGCAGAAACAACCTCTCCTGTTTTCAATTTTGCTGTGTCTGGGGATGTGGAGTGTGATATCTGCACAGAGACCAAACTAAAAGCCATCAAGTCTTGTCTGGTGTGTTTGGCTTCTTACTGTGAATCTCACATCCAAACCCATTATACATCTCCTGCATTAAAGCGACACAAACTGGTCAATGCCTCACCACATCTACTGGATCAGATCTGCTCTCAACATGATAAACTACTGGAGCTGTATTGTTGCAAAGATCAGCAGCTGATATGTATACAGTGTGCTTTGATCAACCACCAGAACCATAAAATGACTTcatctgcagaagaaagaaaaaaaatacag ACACAGGGACAGTTGAAGAACAATTTGGATACCCTACAAAGGGAAATGCATCAGCGAGAAACAAAGGTACAGGAATTAAGACAGGCCATGAACTCTCATAAG CTCTCTGCACAGGCAGCAGTGGAGCACAGTGAGAAGATATTTACTGAGCTGATCAGCTCCATGAAGAAAAGACGAGCTAAGATAACAGAAATGATCAGAGCTCAGGAGAAGGCAGAAGTAAGCAGAGTTGAGGAACTCATACTAAcactggagcaggagatcagTGACCTAAAGAAGAAACATGATGAACTCGGGCAGCTTTCACAGGTGGAGGATGACATCTATTTCATTCAG AATTTTTCCTCTCTTTCCCGCTACCAATGTTCAAATTTGAGCAACATCTCCATCAGacaacatttgacatttgaggAAATAGAAACGGTTATCtgtgagatgaaaagtcaaCTGGATGATCTCTGTAAACAAGACATTGTTCGGATATCAGAGAAAG TTCCCACTGTCCATATAATGGTGAATGAGAAGATCCGAGAGT ATTTGCCATCTCAACCCAAGACCAGAGAAGAGTTCCTTATGT atTCCTCTGAACTGAATTTGAATAGCTCATCAGCCTGTGATCAGCTCTCTGTACAGAACAAATCTGTGTCAAGGCGTGATGTTCAGCGAAACAGAGACCCATACAGACATCTATACTATCAAACTGCACGTACATACCAGGTGTTGTGTAATAAGAGTCTATCTGGGCGCTGTTATTTTGAAGTTAAGTTTGGAGGACCAGGTTGTTCTATTGCATTTTCATATGACCAGATTAGTAAAAGTGAAGGAACTATTATATTTGGCTCCAACAACAGATCCTGGAAATGTAACTTTCCAGCAGCTAATCTTTGTGTAAGGCACAATAGCCAAGAGACTAACATTTGCTTGGTCTCTAAAATTGGAGTGTTTCTCGATCAAGTTGCAGGAACCGTGTCCTTTTACAATGTCTCTGATAAAATGACCCTCCTACACAGAATCCAGACCAAATTTTCTCAACCCCTCTACCCTGGGTTTTCATTTGAGGATTGGGAAAACAACTCATCAGTGACTATTTGTGATCTTCCAAAGCAAAATAAGTAA
- the LOC127525157 gene encoding tripartite motif-containing protein 16-like isoform X2: protein MAESSDDQNPFNCPICLHLLNNPVTTTCGHSFCMNCINECWDRDDQKGVYSCPQCRQTFTQRPALSRSTLLAEVVERMKREAPEAETTSPVFNFAVSGDVECDICTETKLKAIKSCLVCLASYCESHIQTHYTSPALKRHKLVNASPHLLDQICSQHDKLLELYCCKDQQLICIQCALINHQNHKMTSSAEERKKIQTQGQLKNNLDTLQREMHQRETKVQELRQAMNSHKLSAQAAVEHSEKIFTELISSMKKRRAKITEMIRAQEKAEVSRVEELILTLEQEISDLKKKHDELGQLSQVEDDIYFIQNFSSLSRYQCSNLSNISIRQHLTFEEIETVICEMKSQLDDLCKQDIVRISEKVPTVHIMVNEKIRECKSTFFYHFILKQKHSIHSNILRVFCLDLPSQPKTREEFLMYSSELNLNSSSACDQLSVQNKSVSRRDVQRNRDPYRHLYYQTARTYQVLCNKSLSGRCYFEVKFGGPGCSIAFSYDQISKSEGTIIFGSNNRSWKCNFPAANLCVRHNSQETNICLVSKIGVFLDQVAGTVSFYNVSDKMTLLHRIQTKFSQPLYPGFSFEDWENNSSVTICDLPKQNK from the exons ATGGCAGAATCTTCTGACGATCAAAATCCCTTTAACTGTCCGATCTGTCTTCATCTTCTGAACAACCCAGTAACTACAACTTGTGGGCATAGTTTCTGTATGAACTGTATTAATGAGTGCTGGGATCGGGATGATCAGAAGGGAGTTTACAGCTGCCCCCAGTGCAGGCAGACGTTCACCCAAAGACCAGCTCTGAGCAGAAGCACTCTGTTGGCTGAAGTTGTAGAGAGAATGAAGAGAGAAGCACCAGAAGCAGAAACAACCTCTCCTGTTTTCAATTTTGCTGTGTCTGGGGATGTGGAGTGTGATATCTGCACAGAGACCAAACTAAAAGCCATCAAGTCTTGTCTGGTGTGTTTGGCTTCTTACTGTGAATCTCACATCCAAACCCATTATACATCTCCTGCATTAAAGCGACACAAACTGGTCAATGCCTCACCACATCTACTGGATCAGATCTGCTCTCAACATGATAAACTACTGGAGCTGTATTGTTGCAAAGATCAGCAGCTGATATGTATACAGTGTGCTTTGATCAACCACCAGAACCATAAAATGACTTcatctgcagaagaaagaaaaaaaatacag ACACAGGGACAGTTGAAGAACAATTTGGATACCCTACAAAGGGAAATGCATCAGCGAGAAACAAAGGTACAGGAATTAAGACAGGCCATGAACTCTCATAAG CTCTCTGCACAGGCAGCAGTGGAGCACAGTGAGAAGATATTTACTGAGCTGATCAGCTCCATGAAGAAAAGACGAGCTAAGATAACAGAAATGATCAGAGCTCAGGAGAAGGCAGAAGTAAGCAGAGTTGAGGAACTCATACTAAcactggagcaggagatcagTGACCTAAAGAAGAAACATGATGAACTCGGGCAGCTTTCACAGGTGGAGGATGACATCTATTTCATTCAG AATTTTTCCTCTCTTTCCCGCTACCAATGTTCAAATTTGAGCAACATCTCCATCAGacaacatttgacatttgaggAAATAGAAACGGTTATCtgtgagatgaaaagtcaaCTGGATGATCTCTGTAAACAAGACATTGTTCGGATATCAGAGAAAG TTCCCACTGTCCATATAATGGTGAATGAGAAGATCCGAGAGTGTAAGTCAacatttttttaccattttattttaaaacaaaaacactccaTACATTCAAATATTCTACGTGTTTTTTGTTTAGATTTGCCATCTCAACCCAAGACCAGAGAAGAGTTCCTTATGT atTCCTCTGAACTGAATTTGAATAGCTCATCAGCCTGTGATCAGCTCTCTGTACAGAACAAATCTGTGTCAAGGCGTGATGTTCAGCGAAACAGAGACCCATACAGACATCTATACTATCAAACTGCACGTACATACCAGGTGTTGTGTAATAAGAGTCTATCTGGGCGCTGTTATTTTGAAGTTAAGTTTGGAGGACCAGGTTGTTCTATTGCATTTTCATATGACCAGATTAGTAAAAGTGAAGGAACTATTATATTTGGCTCCAACAACAGATCCTGGAAATGTAACTTTCCAGCAGCTAATCTTTGTGTAAGGCACAATAGCCAAGAGACTAACATTTGCTTGGTCTCTAAAATTGGAGTGTTTCTCGATCAAGTTGCAGGAACCGTGTCCTTTTACAATGTCTCTGATAAAATGACCCTCCTACACAGAATCCAGACCAAATTTTCTCAACCCCTCTACCCTGGGTTTTCATTTGAGGATTGGGAAAACAACTCATCAGTGACTATTTGTGATCTTCCAAAGCAAAATAAGTAA